Proteins found in one Elephas maximus indicus isolate mEleMax1 chromosome 11, mEleMax1 primary haplotype, whole genome shotgun sequence genomic segment:
- the ATP5F1A gene encoding ATP synthase subunit alpha, mitochondrial, with protein sequence MLSVRVAAALARALPRRAGLVSRNAFGSSFIAARNFHASNTCLQKTGTAEVSSILEERILGADTSVDLEETGRVLSIGDGIARVHGLRNVQAEEMVEFSSGLKGMSLNLEPDNVGVVVFGNDKLIKEGDIVKRTGAIVDVPVGEELLGRVVDALGNAIDGKGPIGSKTRRRVGLKAPGIIPRISVREPMQTGIKAVDSLVPIGRGQRELIIGDRQTGKTSIAIDTIINQKRFNDGTDEKKKLYCIYVAIGQKRSTVAQLVKRLTDADAMKYTIVVSATASDAAPLQYLAPYSGCSMGEYFRDNGKHALIIYDDLSKQAVAYRQMSLLLRRPPGREAYPGDVFYLHSRLLERAAKMNDAFGGGSLTALPVIETQAGDVSAYIPTNVISITDGQIFLETELFYKGIRPAINVGLSVSRVGSAAQTRAMKQVAGTMKLELAQYREVAAFAQFGSDLDAATQQLLSRGVRLTELLKQGQYAPMAIEEQVAVIYAGVRGYLDKLEPSKITKFENAFLSHVISQHQALLGTIRTDGKISEQSDAKLKEIVTNFLAGFEA encoded by the exons GTCTCCAGAAATGCTTTTGGGTCGTCCTTCATTGCTGCAAGGAACTTCCATGCTTCTAACACTTGTCTTCAGAAGACTG GCACTGCTGAGGTGTCCTCTATTCTTGAAGAGCGTATTCTTGGAGCTGATACTTCTGTTGACCTTGAAGAGACTGGGCGTGTCTTAAGTATTGGTGATGGCATCGCCCGAGTACATGGGCTGAGGAATGTTCAAGCAGAGGAAATGGTAGAGTTTTCTTCCGGACTAAAG GGCATGTCTCTGAACTTGGAACCTGACAATGTTGGTGTTGTCGTGTTTGGGAATGATAAACTAATTAAGGAAGGAGATATCGTGAAGAGGACAGGAGCCATTGTGGACGTCCCAGTTGGTGAGGAACTGCTGGGTCGTGTAGTAGATGCGCTTGGCAATGCCATTGATGGAAAG GGTCCAATTGGTTCCAAGACCCGTAGGCGAGTTGGGCTGAAAGCCCCTGGAATCATTCCTCGAATCTCTGTACGTGAACCAATGCAAACTGGCATTAAGGCTGTGGATAGTTTGGTGCCGATTGGTCGTGGTCAGCGTGAACTGATTATTGGTGACCGACAGACTGG CAAGACATCAATTGCTATTGACACAATCATTAACCAGAAACGCTTCAATGATGGAACTGATGAAAAGAAGAAGCTGTACTGTATCTACGTTGCTATTGGTCAGAAGAGATCCACTGTTGCCCAGTTGGTGAAGAGACTGACAGATGCAG ATGCCATGAAGTACACCATTGTGGTTTCAGCCACTGCTTCTGATGCGGCCCCACTTCAGTACCTGGCTCCCTATTCTGGCTGTTCTATGGGAGAGTATTTTAGGGATAATGGCAAGCACGCTTTGATCATCTATGATGACTTATCCAAACAg GCTGTGGCTTACCGTCAGATGTCTCTGTTGCTCCGCCGACCTCCTGGCCGTGAGGCCTATCCTGGCGATGTGTTCTATCTACACTCCCGCCTGCTGGAGAGAGCAGCCAAAATGAATGACGCTTTTGGTGGTGGCTCCTTGACAGCTTTACCAGTCATAGAAACACAAGCTGGTGATGTGTCTGCCTATATTCCAACGAATGTCATTTCCATTACTGACGGACAG ATCTTCTTGGAAACAGAATTGTTCTACAAAGGTATCCGTCCTGCCATTAATGTTGGCTTGTCTGTGTCCCGTGTCGGGTCTGCAGCGCAAACCAGGGCCATGAAGCAG GTGGCAGGTACCATGAAGCTGGAATTGGCACAGTACCGTGAGGTGGCTGCTTTTGCCCAGTTCGGTTCCGACCTTGATGCTGCCACTCAACAACTCCTGAGTCGTGGTGTGCGTCTGACGGAGTTGCTGAAGCAAGGACAGTATG ctcccATGGCTATTGAGGAACAAGTGGCTGTCATCTATGCTGGTGTAAGGGGGTACCTTGATAAACTAGAGCCCAGCAAGATCACAAAGTTTGAGAATGCTTTCTTGTCTCATGTCATCAGCCAGCACCAGGCCCTGTTGGGCACTATCAG GACTGATGGAAAGATATCAGAACAGTCAGATGCAAAGCTGAAAGAGATTGTAACAAACTTCTTGGCTGGATTTGAAGCTTAA